TAGCCGGAGGCGTTGTTGATCAGCACGTCGATGCCGCCGAGCGCGCCGGCCGCGGCCTCGATCCAGGCCGCGATCTGCGCGGGATCGGATAGATCGCAGGGCAGGGCGTGCACGGCCAGGCCATGCCGGGAGAGATCGGCCACCGCGGCCTGCAGCGGCGCCTGGCCGCGCGCGCAGATCGACAGCTGGGCGCCGGCCGCGGCGCAGCCCTGCGCGATGGCCAGGCCGATGCCGCGGCTGCCGCCGGCCACCAGCACGCGCAGACCCTGCAGGCTGGAAGTGTTCATCGCCTCGTGCTCCTGTTCGAAAACGCCCATGATGCCCCTGTGCCGGTGAGCGCCGGGGCGGTGGCGATGAAGCGCGGCATTCGCGCAATGGCCCATGGTGGCCTCACAATGCCCGGCCCTCCCGTGGACCATGCCATGCGCAAGACCTATCACCTGGATATCGAAGGCCGGCATCCCGAGCGCCTGCTGGAGGCGGCCAAGCACGACATCCGCAAGTACCTCAAGCGCGAGCGTCGCAAGCCGTTGCCGGCCGGCGCGGACATCTGGGATTTCGACGTGCGCTTCGGCCAGGACGAGGCCAGCGCGCAGCCGCTGCCGCTGACCGAGCTCATCCGCACCATCGACCAGCATGTCGCCACCGGCGCGGTGCAGTTCTATGTCGAGCTGCTGCGCAAGCCGGGCAACCGCAATGCACGGCCGCGCGGGCGCGACGGTGCGGCTGCCACGGATGCGGGCGAGGATCTGCACGACGGCGACTGAAACCGCCGGAAGGCGAGCGCTGGTTGCGGCGACAGGCGGCCATGCGCGGTGAGCGCTGCGGCGGGGGCTGGCCGGATGCCTGATACCTGGGGCCGATCGTGACGCCCCAGCGTGCTCCCCCACAGAGGCGGGAAGCCAGTGGCTTTGATGCGAGGCGCTAACGTCCGTGGGTTCCCGCTTTCACGGGAACGACGGCTTCCTGGTCCTGCGCTCTCCGGGTCGTAAGGCGCGCGCGCCAGGCGGGCCGGCCGACGGTTGAGGCCGGCGCAGGGGGGCTTCCGCACACTGCCGTCGCTTGCCTGTGGACGAAGAAGATCAGGGCAGGCGCTTGCGCAGCGCCTGCTCGCGCGCGGCGTTTTCCGCCCGCAGCTGGGCCAGCGGGGCGATGCCGGCGGCTGCGCGTTCCTGGTCGCTGACCGCGCCCTCGCGCACCGCCAGCGTGCACGTCGGCGGGGTGGTGCGCGCATCGCAGATGGGCTGGGTGCCGTACCACTGCTCGGGTTGCCGGGAGAGCAGCCAGCGATCGGTGGTGGCCGCCGCCAGCCAGCGCAGCTGCGCATCGTCCGGCGCCAGGGTGCTGCCCAGGGTCGCCAGCGCATGCGCCAGGGCGTAGTCGTCCCCGGTCAGGCCGTGCTGGAAGATGGTGGCCGCCATGCGGTAATCCTCGGCGCTGTGCAGCGCGCCGTCGCGGATCATCGCGCGGACCTGCTCGCGGCGCTGGGCGTCGTGCTCGGCCATCGCCTTGGCGGCGGACTTCAGTGCGCCCGGATCTGTGAGGGTCCGCACCTGGCCGCGTTCGGCCTGATCGGCCTCGTACAGGGCAGCCAGCGAGGGGCCGGGCTGGGACTGGGCTGCCGCGGCGCCGCAGGCCAGGACGCCGCCGGCCAGCAGGAGGAGTGCACGAAGTCGCATGGGTCTTCCTTGAGATGGAAGGCGGAGTCTGCCCGGGCCGGGCGCCTGCCTGCAATGGCGCAGTCCCTCGACCCGCACCGGCGGGCCAAGGGCTGCGGGCACGGATCAGTCCGAATGCGCCAGGTCGTCGATCAGGGCGCGCAGGAAGCGTGCGGCTTCGCCGCCGGTGCAGGCGCGATGGTCGAAGGTCACCGACAGCGGGATGACCTTGTGCGATTCGAAGCCGCCCATCACCGGTGTCATCTGGAAGCGCGCGCGCCCGGCCGCGACGATGGCCACGCATGGCGGCACCACGATCGGGGTGGCATAGCGGCCGGCGAACATGCCGAAGTTGGACAGCGAGATGGTGTAGCCGGTCAGCTCGCTGGCCGGGATCGAGCGCTCCTGCACCTGGGTGCGCAGGCGGTTGACGCCCTCGCGCACGCCGCGCGCGTCCAGGATGTCGGCATTGCGCAGGGCGGGCACGAACAGGCCATCGTCGGTGTCCACCGCGATGCCCACGTCCACGTGCGGGTGCAGGGTGCGGGTCAGCGCCTCGCCGTCGAACCAAGCGTTCATCGCCGGCACCGCGCGGCAGGCGGCGACGATGCCGCGCACCAGGCGCGCGGTGACGTCCTGGCCCGGCGCCCAGGCCTGGATGTCGGCGTCGTCGTTGAGCGTGGTGGCCACCACCTTGGCGTGCGCGTCGGCCATGACCCGCGCCATGTTGCGGCGCACGCCCTTGAGCGGCTCGGGCTGGCCGCTGGCGCCGCTGCCCGGGGGCGAGGTGCGCATCGGCTTGCCGCTGGCCGACAGCGCGGTGCGCATACGGTCCGAGCCCCGCTCGCCCTGGGCAGCGGATTCGGGACGTGCAGCGCTCTCTCTGGCGGACGCACCCGCCCCTCCAGTGCCTCTGGCGGTGGGAGCGGAAAGCAACAGCGAAGGATCGGCGGCGGCCTGTTTGACGTCGGCCATGGTGACCACGCCCTCGGCGCCGGTGGCGCGCACGCGCGCCAGGTCCACGCCCAGCTTGCGCGCCATCGCGCGCACGGCCGGCATCGCCCGGACGCCGCCCACGGCGACCGCGGCCTCGGCCTGCACGGCGTCGGAGGACTGCATCGCGCCGACCACCGTGCCGGCGTCGTCGCGTTCGTGATCGAAGCTCTCCACCGCCGGTGTCGGCGTGGGCGCCGGCGCGGGCTTGGCAGGCGCGGCAGGCGCGGGCTTGGGCGGGCCGTGGTGATGCCCGGTGTCCTGGCCTTCGGCACGCTGCGGCAGGCTGGGATCGGGTTCGAACTGGGCCAGCATGGCGCCGGTCACCACCACCTCGCCGGCGGCGCCGGCCAGC
The window above is part of the Pseudoxanthomonas sp. X-1 genome. Proteins encoded here:
- a CDS encoding DUF6172 family protein, with translation MRKTYHLDIEGRHPERLLEAAKHDIRKYLKRERRKPLPAGADIWDFDVRFGQDEASAQPLPLTELIRTIDQHVATGAVQFYVELLRKPGNRNARPRGRDGAAATDAGEDLHDGD
- a CDS encoding dihydrolipoamide acetyltransferase family protein, which produces MSESKTFHLPDLGEGLPDATIVEWFVKEGDIVRLDEPLVSMETAKAVVEVPSPVSGKVLKLAGAAGEVVVTGAMLAQFEPDPSLPQRAEGQDTGHHHGPPKPAPAAPAKPAPAPTPTPAVESFDHERDDAGTVVGAMQSSDAVQAEAAVAVGGVRAMPAVRAMARKLGVDLARVRATGAEGVVTMADVKQAAADPSLLLSAPTARGTGGAGASARESAARPESAAQGERGSDRMRTALSASGKPMRTSPPGSGASGQPEPLKGVRRNMARVMADAHAKVVATTLNDDADIQAWAPGQDVTARLVRGIVAACRAVPAMNAWFDGEALTRTLHPHVDVGIAVDTDDGLFVPALRNADILDARGVREGVNRLRTQVQERSIPASELTGYTISLSNFGMFAGRYATPIVVPPCVAIVAAGRARFQMTPVMGGFESHKVIPLSVTFDHRACTGGEAARFLRALIDDLAHSD